Proteins found in one Triticum urartu cultivar G1812 chromosome 4, Tu2.1, whole genome shotgun sequence genomic segment:
- the LOC125551030 gene encoding 50S ribosomal protein L24 produces MGWKAAEKLIRHWKILRGDNVMIIRGKDKGESGLIKRVIRSQNRVIVEGKNLVKKHIKQGEGQTGGIFSMEAPLHVSNVQVIDPVTGKPCKTTYKYLPDGTKVRVSRGMNASGAVIPRPEILKERKKPRPTSHGPKDTPIEHVLEKTYDAKAGIGMPDL; encoded by the exons ATGGGGTGGAAGGCCGCGGAGAAGCTCATCAGGCACTGGAAGATCCTCCGCGGCGACAAC GTGATGATCATAAGGGGCAAGGACAAGGGGGAGAGCGGGCTGATCAAGCGGGTCATCCGGTCGCAGAATCGCGTCATCGTCGAGGGCAAGAATCTG GTTAAGAAACATATTAAGCAAGGGGAAGGACAAACAGGTGGGATCTTCTCAATGGAAGCTCCACTTCATGTTTCAAATGTACAAGTAATTGATCCAGTCACCGG GAAACCGTGCAAGACTACATACAAGTATTTGCCAGATGGGACTAAAGTAAGGGTCTCTAGAGGAATGAATGCGTCTGGTGCTGTCATACCTCGGCCAGAAATTTTGAAGGAGAGGAAAAAGCCAAGACCCACATCTC ATGGCCCAAAGGACACACCAATTGAGCATGTGCTGGAGAAGACCTATGATGCCAAAGCTGGAATTGGTATGCCTGATCTATGA
- the LOC125551029 gene encoding heterogeneous nuclear ribonucleoprotein Q-like yields the protein MPRRTEDAEPAQPKECLEFDDNEEEEVEEEEIEYEEIEEEVEEEVEEDEDISEEVEEVEEEEEDPEEREVLDETDASHESDSKSEGVPLPQQDGTKDGSDKEKHAELLALPPHGSEVYFGGISSDASSDDLKKLCEPVGEVVEVRIMLSNKDSRGYAFVTFRTNDLALKAIEKLNKATFKGKKLRVSSSQAKNKLFVGNIPHSWSFDDFKKAVEEVGPGVLKVDLIKDPRTDRNRGYGFVEYYNNACAEYSRQKMTAPNFKLDTNAPTVSWADPKNGDSASTGSTSQVKSVYVKNLPKNVTQGQLKKLFERHGEIIKIVLPPSKDGHDNRYGFVHFKDRHMAMKAVKSTEKYELDGQLLDCSLAKPPADKKDDAVSLPTAKGGPLLHAPLGYGMPRPDPYGAPPAYGAPPAYGAPPAYGGQPLLYAPGAPPGAAMVPMLLPDGRLVYVVQQPGAQQHFASPPPQVRQHQHFTSPPPQARQIGRHGGSGGGGGSGGSSRSGSGTKRPRGEDNNSSSRNRQRRY from the exons ATGCCTAGACGGACAGAAGATGCTGAACCAGCTCAACCAAAGGAATGCTTGGAGTTTGATGATAATGAAGAGGAGGAGGTAGAAGAGGAAGAAATTGAGTATGAAGAAATTGAGGAGGAGGtagaggaggaggtggaggaggacgaGGATATTTCAGAGGAAGTAGAGGaggtagaggaggaggaggaagacccTGAAGAAAGAGAAGTTCTTGATGAAACTGATGCTAGTCATGAAAGTGACAGTAAATCGGAAGGTGTTCCTCTTCCTCAGCAGGATGGTACCAAAGATGGGAGCGATAAAGAGAAGCATGCCGAACTTCTTGCTCTTCCTCCTCATGGATCTGAAGTATATTTTGGGGGCATCTCCAGCGATGCATCTTCTGACGATCTCAAGAAACTATGTGAGCCAGTTGGCGAAGTTGTGGAA GTTAGAATAATGCTGAGCAACAAGGATAGCAGGGGATATGCTTTTGTTACTTTCAGAACTAATGACCTGGCTTTGAAGGCCATCGAGAAATTGAACAAGGCAACTTTCAAG GGAAAGAAGCTAAGAGTTTCTTCCTCCCAGGCTAAGAACAAGCTATTTGTTGGAAATATACCTCACAGTTGGTCATTTGATGATTTTAAAAAAGCAGTGGAAGAAGTTGGTCCTGGAGTATTAAAAGTTGATCTGATTAAG GATCCACGTACAGATCGCAATCGGGGTTATGGTTTCGTTGAATACTATAATAATGCATGCGCTGAGTATTCAAGGCAGAAGATGACTGCACCAAATTTCAAATTAGATACAAATGCTCCTACTGTCAGCTGGGCAGATCCCAAGAATGGCGATTCTGCCTCTACAGGCTCTACTTCACAG GTCAAATCTGTATATGTCAAAAACCTGCCCAAGAATGTTACTCAAGGGCAGCTGAAAAAGCTGTTTGAGCGCCATGGTGAAATCATAAAAATTGTTCTCCCCCCTTCAAAAGATGGTCATGATAATAGGTATGGTTTTGTTCACTTTAAAGACCGCCACATGGCCATGAAGGCTGTGAAGAGCACAGAGAAATATGAGCTTGACG GTCAGCTCCTGGACTGCTCACTCGCAAAACCTCCTGCTGATAAAAAAGACGATGCAGTATCATTGCCTACTGCCAAAGGAGGTCCGTTGCTCCATGCTCCACTTGGATATGGTATGCCGCGGCCAGATCCTTATGGTGCGCCTCCTGCTTATGGTGCCCCTCCTGCTTATGGTGCACCTCCTGCTTATGGTGGACAG CCTCTGCTCTATGCTCCAGGAGCTCCTCCAGGTGCAGCAATGGTTCCAATGCTTCTACCGGATGGCCGTCTTGTATATGTTGT GCAACAGCCTGGAGCGCAGCAACATTTCGCTTCCCCTCCGCCCCAGGTGCGGCAACATCAGCATTTCACATCTCCTCCGCCACAGGCACGGCAAATTGGACGTCATGGTGGCAGCGGTGGCGGTGGAGGCAGTGGTGGATCAAGTAGGTCCGGGTCGGGTACAAAGCGCCCGAGGGGAGAAGACAACAACAGCAGCAGTCGCAACCGACAACGCCGGTATTGA